TTATGTATTCAAGTGGAGAGCAAACGAGGGAGGACGTTATGATCAAAGTCCAGAGTCAGTTCGTCCAGCAGACGTTGGGGGCGCTCGCGCTCGTCCTATTTCTCGGTGCACTGGCGATGATCTGGCCCACCATCATTGCCCTATTACTCGGCGCACTACTGCTTCTCCAATCTTGCGGTGCCGAACAGGAGATTACGGTGCTGTCGTGGACCGAGGTCGGTAATTGGCCGATCGTGTTGGCCTCTCTTCGGCGACCCGGTCTTCCGGCGATTCTTTCGTGATGAGTTCGAGCGGCGTCTTCGGCTACCGAAAGCATTTCGCTAGAACAGGATGGGCTCCGGAGTGATCCTGAACGGCAACACGCACCTACGGTTTGCCTGGCATCGGTAGGGATAAGACGGTCGGAAGCATCCCTCGATCACGCTTCGATCAAGATGGCTCGCCGTACCCGTGGTGCCCCAGCCTTGCGGGCTTGCCACAGGTCATAAGCGGCCTGCTGGGCCACCCACACATCGGCACGGCCTCCGTGTTTCGCGCCAAGCCATCTTTGCGAGTCGTCTGGTTGCTCATTGTGTCAGGGGTACTGGCACATCCGAGGGGACATAGATTTTCAATTCCGTCAGAGCGAGGAAGCCTCGATCCGAGGTAATCAGGGCGTCAGCTCCGATCCGCAGCGTGATGGCCGCGATGAGAGAGTCGTTCATCGGCAGTCCGTAGCGTTCCTGAAGTTCCAGCGCTTTTCCCATCAAGTCCGGCTCATGGCACGGTTCGAATCCCAATCCGAGCGTCACCAATGCTTTCACCTTGTCTCGATACATCGTCAGGTTTTTTACAATATTGGGTTTGCCTGACAACTGACGGGCCGGGTTGGTTCCACGCACATGACCAAGCAAGGTGGCCTCGATGATCATCAAGCGGTGGATCGTTTCCTGCCAGACCGGTTGGGGGAGCACACCCGACAGGTCACGGTCCTCAATGCGACGGAGAAGACGCTGGGCTTGCAGCGATGTTCCTTGTTCCGCATAGATCAAGATGTTCGTATCCAGCACGCACAAGCTTCCGCTCGGGATATCGTCGAGGTTCATAGCTCCCACATGTCCTCTTCAAGCACGTGGCGAAGCTGCTCCGGAGTCAGCTTCATCGGTCGCTCGCAAAATACGTGGTACGCCATCCGCCTCTCACTCGGTGCGGCCGCGTCCTTACGGAGATATTGGACCAGCGCATCCTGTATCAGATGGCTGATGGAGCGTCCCTCCTCCGCAGCCTTGCGCTTGGCCAACTTCATGATCGCTTCTTCTATTTGAGTGCCGATTTTCTGTTTCATGGCCTTAGAGCCTGTTTATAATCTTTCACTACATATGCAGTATGTCTGATTGTCCATTCACCTCACGGAGGGTCATCAGACATGCGTGCCACGTATCCCAGCGATATCAGTCGGAAGCAATTTTCTGTGATCGTGCCGATTCTTGAGCACGCCCGCAAGAAAACCCGCCCCCGTGA
This region of Nitrospira sp. genomic DNA includes:
- a CDS encoding type II toxin-antitoxin system VapC family toxin; amino-acid sequence: MNLDDIPSGSLCVLDTNILIYAEQGTSLQAQRLLRRIEDRDLSGVLPQPVWQETIHRLMIIEATLLGHVRGTNPARQLSGKPNIVKNLTMYRDKVKALVTLGLGFEPCHEPDLMGKALELQERYGLPMNDSLIAAITLRIGADALITSDRGFLALTELKIYVPSDVPVPLTQ